A single Oncorhynchus mykiss isolate Arlee chromosome 24, USDA_OmykA_1.1, whole genome shotgun sequence DNA region contains:
- the LOC110504091 gene encoding glutamine amidotransferase-like class 1 domain-containing protein 3A, mitochondrial has product MVKCIAIVLSGCGVYDGTEIHEASAVLVHLSRAGAKVQMFAPDVDQMHVVNHCEGKPTAEKRNVLQESARIARGDVSDLTKLDITAFDALVIPGGFGVAKNLCDWAVKGKEYTVQPQVEKLIKGFHGVGKPLAMCCISPVLAARALPGCEITVGQDSECERWPYAQTATTMTELGCKHVNKNVGEVHVDVKNKLVTTSAFMCNAPIHEVFDGVGVMVTELLKLT; this is encoded by the exons ATGGTAAAGTGCATAGCCATAGTTCTGTCAGGGTGTGGGGTCTACGATGGGACAGAGATCCACGAGGCGTCTGCTGTGCTGGTCCACCTCAGCAGGGCTGGAGCTAAG GTCCAGATGTTTGCCCCTGACGTGGATCAGATGCATGTGGTGAACCACTGCGAGGGGAAACCCACGGCGGAGAAACGCAACGTCCTGCAGGAGAGCGCTCGTATCGCCCGCGGTGATGTGTCAGACCTTACCAAACTGGACATTACCGCTTTTGACGCCCTCGTCATCCCAG GTGGTTTTGGTGTGGCCAAGAACCTGTGTGACTGGGCTGTGAAGGGGAAGGAGTACACAGTTCAGCCCCAGGTAGAGAAGCTGATTAAGGGGTTCCACGGAGTAGGCAAGCCCCTGGCTATGTGCTGCATCTCCCCTGTCCTAGCTGCTAGGGCCCTGCCGGGATGTGAGATCACTGTGGGACAGGACAGCGAGTGTGAGAG ATGGCCCTATGCCCAGACGGCAACCACCATGACTGAGCTGGGCTGTAAACACGTGAATAAGAATGTGGGGGAGGTGCACGTCGACGTAAAGAACAAGCTGGTCACCACCTCTGCCTTCATGTGTAACGCTCCAATACAcgaggtgtttgatggggtgggTGTCATGGTTACAGAGCTGCTCAAACTGACCTAG